In Candidatus Methylomirabilota bacterium, a single window of DNA contains:
- a CDS encoding D-alanine--D-alanine ligase family protein, with protein MRVGVVFGGRSGEHEVSLASGASVIAALEQRGHAVVPIGIARDGRWVVGGEPLRALAAEARVALPADDAAGSVKKALADRAEAVESGTQSLARTEPPGGLPAEVRRLDVVVIMLHGPYGEDGTIQGLFELADVPYVGAGVMASAIGMDKAMMKTVFQAHGLPVVEHLVVARREWREDPARVARRVAETLGFPCFVKPSNLGSSVGISKVRDAGALAPAMDEAARHDRKILVERAVRGREIEVSVLGNDAPVASLPGEITYASEFYDYATKYAEGQARLTVPAPIAPEVTRKIQELALAAYRAVDCAGMARVDFFLEGDRVLVNEINTIPGFTATSGYARMWEASGLAYPDLLERLIQLALERHKDKGAG; from the coding sequence CTGCGTGTCGGCGTCGTTTTCGGAGGCCGCTCCGGCGAGCACGAGGTCTCCCTGGCCTCCGGGGCGTCGGTGATCGCGGCGCTCGAGCAGCGCGGCCACGCCGTCGTGCCGATCGGCATCGCGCGGGACGGCCGCTGGGTCGTCGGCGGCGAGCCGTTGCGCGCGCTGGCCGCCGAGGCGCGTGTGGCCCTGCCCGCGGACGACGCCGCGGGCTCCGTGAAGAAGGCGCTCGCCGACCGCGCCGAGGCCGTCGAGAGCGGCACGCAGAGCCTGGCGCGCACCGAGCCGCCCGGCGGCCTGCCGGCCGAGGTCCGCCGCCTCGACGTCGTCGTCATCATGCTCCACGGTCCGTACGGCGAGGACGGCACGATCCAGGGCCTCTTCGAGCTGGCCGACGTCCCGTACGTCGGCGCCGGCGTTATGGCGTCGGCGATCGGCATGGACAAGGCGATGATGAAGACCGTCTTCCAGGCCCACGGGCTGCCGGTCGTCGAGCACCTCGTCGTCGCCCGGCGCGAGTGGCGGGAGGACCCGGCCCGCGTCGCGCGGCGGGTCGCCGAGACGCTCGGCTTCCCCTGCTTCGTCAAGCCCTCGAACCTCGGCTCCTCCGTGGGCATCAGCAAGGTGCGCGACGCGGGCGCGCTGGCGCCGGCGATGGACGAGGCCGCGCGGCACGACCGCAAGATCCTCGTCGAGCGCGCCGTGCGCGGGCGCGAGATCGAGGTCAGCGTCCTCGGCAACGACGCGCCGGTCGCGTCGCTCCCCGGCGAGATCACCTACGCGAGCGAGTTTTACGACTACGCGACCAAGTACGCCGAGGGGCAGGCGCGTCTGACGGTGCCGGCGCCGATCGCGCCCGAGGTCACGCGCAAGATCCAGGAGCTGGCCCTCGCCGCCTACCGCGCCGTGGACTGCGCGGGGATGGCCCGCGTCGACTTCTTCCTCGAGGGCGACCGGGTGCTCGTCAACGAGATCAACACGATCCCCGGCTTCACGGCCACCAGCGGCTACGCGCGCATGTGGGAGGCGTCGGGGCTCGCCTACCCGGACCTGTTGGAGCGCTTGATCCAGCTCGCCCTCGAGCGCCACAAGGATAAGGGTGCCGGCTGA
- the murG gene encoding undecaprenyldiphospho-muramoylpentapeptide beta-N-acetylglucosaminyltransferase, producing the protein MPAEIVIAGGGTGGHTSPGLAVAALLAARGVGYAWIGSRGGIEASRAPEAGIPYHAIPTGKLRRAITWRNVVDLFVNVPAGAAEAFRALGRLRPRVVFATGGYVAVPVMLAAAARRIPIVLHEQTSVPGLANRLGARLARRVAVTFDESTHHFPARKVVVTGNPLRPELRGGSPARAARRFGLDAAVPLVYVTGGAQGAQRINRAVGASLAQLLEHAQIIHQCGDNPTTGDRAWLETRRAELPPALARRYAVAPYVGAELADVYAAAVLVVSRAGAGTVNECCQLGLPALYIPLPGARGDEQAANARLVERTGGAAVLPQSDLTPERLVAEVTALLADPRRLKEMGERARRIAVPDATERLVALLTEHS; encoded by the coding sequence GTGCCGGCTGAGATCGTCATCGCGGGCGGCGGCACGGGCGGCCACACGAGCCCGGGTCTCGCCGTCGCCGCGCTCCTCGCCGCGCGTGGCGTCGGCTACGCGTGGATCGGCTCGCGCGGCGGCATCGAGGCGAGCCGCGCGCCCGAGGCCGGCATCCCCTACCACGCGATCCCGACGGGCAAGCTTCGGCGCGCCATCACGTGGCGAAACGTCGTGGACCTCTTCGTCAACGTCCCGGCGGGCGCGGCGGAGGCCTTCCGGGCGCTCGGGCGCCTTCGTCCGCGAGTCGTGTTCGCGACCGGCGGATACGTCGCCGTGCCGGTCATGCTCGCGGCGGCCGCGCGCCGCATCCCGATCGTGCTGCACGAGCAGACGTCGGTTCCCGGGCTCGCCAACCGCCTGGGCGCCCGGCTCGCCCGCCGGGTGGCCGTGACCTTCGACGAGAGCACCCACCACTTTCCCGCCCGCAAGGTCGTCGTGACCGGCAACCCGCTCAGGCCCGAGCTGCGCGGCGGCTCGCCCGCGCGCGCGGCCCGGCGGTTCGGGCTCGACGCGGCGGTCCCTCTCGTTTACGTGACGGGGGGCGCGCAGGGCGCCCAGCGCATCAACCGGGCGGTCGGGGCGAGCCTCGCGCAGCTGCTCGAGCACGCACAGATCATCCACCAGTGCGGCGACAACCCGACGACGGGCGATCGGGCGTGGCTCGAGACGCGTCGCGCGGAGCTCCCGCCGGCCCTCGCGCGGCGCTACGCGGTCGCGCCGTACGTCGGCGCCGAGCTCGCCGACGTCTACGCGGCCGCGGTGCTCGTCGTCTCCCGCGCCGGGGCCGGCACGGTGAACGAGTGCTGCCAGCTCGGCCTTCCCGCGCTCTACATCCCGTTGCCGGGGGCGCGCGGCGACGAGCAGGCGGCGAACGCCCGACTCGTCGAGCGTACCGGGGGCGCCGCCGTGCTTCCGCAGTCGGATCTCACGCCCGAACGGCTCGTCGCCGAGGTCACGGCGCTGCTCGCCGACCCGCGGCGCCTCAAGGAGATGGGCGAGCGCGCCCGCCGAATCGCCGTCCCCGACGCCACCGAGCGCCTCGTCGCGCTCCTCACCGAGCACTCGTGA